The genomic DNA GCGAAATCATATTCGGTACGGTCCTCGACCAGAGAATTCGCTTATCGACCGTCCGACCTAGCGTCTCTTCGTCGCTCGTAATCAATGCGAAGGAGTCTGCGGCTTTTCGTGCGTCTTCTGGACTAGGCTGCATCGGGATAATCATGAGATCGGCCCTGCTCACGACAGGGGTTCTCATATCGGACGTGAAACCCGCCATATCAACGAACACAAACGCGCTCTTGGCTGAGGCATCTTTGATAGCTTTGTGAATGCCGGTGCTCGATGTCTGCTCAATGACTTCAATGGTCGATGTCGTCGCCTGCTCACGCCAGTTAGCGATCGATCGCTGAGGGTCAGTATCGATAACCGTCACTGAGGCATTCTGTCGTGCCAACGAATCCGCCAGCACGAGCAGGGCCGTGCTTTTGGTTGATCCACCTTTCGAATTAAATGCTGCAATAACGGGCATATAAGCGCTCCTTTTGGATTGTAGCGTGAGCACGCACGCAAACTCATTCAAATGCGTTCGGTATCTTTCATATACATTATCAATCTTTAACGTTCTGTAAACAGCTTTTGCAAGCGTTCGCGTGCGGTCTCGTTCTTTCGCTTGCTGTTGCGTTCTTGCGCGTTCTTTTGCTTGCACGTGCATGAACGCATTTGCGTTTACTTGCGTTCTAATGCACGCAGCCTGATCGCGAGCGGGAACCGCGCTCCCACATTGCGCCGTAGGTGACGGGAGCGATCTATCAAGGCTGCGAAACTACCAACAGCCAGGAAAAAACAAACCCCGCATTTGCCCGTACAGAGCGAAATGCGAGGTTCAATGGGGAAACTAACGTCAGAGGGGCGAAACGCCTCCCTACGAAGCTCTGTGGCCGTTTTCAGCCTTCATCATCGTCGTGGCCTTTGCTAACGCGCCTCTTATCCCACACCCGATGTTTCAGGACGACGCCACGCCGCGTGTCTTGGACCTTCTTGGTCCAAAGCAAATATTCATCTGGCAGGCCAAACAGCCTGCGATAATCGTCGGCCGTAATCTCATAGCCGACGAGACTGCGCGTCAGGATCTGAAACTGGGAGCCATCAAGCAAGCTGGTGATGTGATCGCTGGTAGTCGCGGTATCGACATCTCTCACGGGCAGAAGGCGAGGGCGGCTGTCGAGGTCATCCAGTTCATCGATCACGGTGAGAAAATCTTTGGTGTAATCTCGGAGCTGAGTGAGCTTGACGATGTACTGAGTGAGCGTGTCGTGCGCTTTGCGCCGGGCGGCGGTATCGAAATTTTGGAGTTCATCTGCACGAGGCGGGGTATGGTCCAGCTCGGCAATCAATGACTGCTCCTGACGCATAAGCTCCGACAACTCACCGATGTACTCACGCTGCTTCTCGATGACTGCTCGTAAACGCGTTCGCAATCGCCTCTCAGTGGGACGATGGCTACCGCGCTTCTGCGTCTTCCGCGTCATTGGTACACCTCCCCACGCGGCAGAACTTCATTTCTCATTGTCGGGATAGACTCCTGTAGGTATGCCGTGACAATCAAAGCTTAGTGATTTGTCAGATTGTCACAATTAAATAAAATGGCTGGTGCCCTCGTGTACAGCGTTATCCTTTCGCATTTTATTATTTCTCTACCCCCACCTTATTATTGTTCCATTTAGGATTGTTTTTTAAATATATTTGCTAATTCTGCTTGTATGAACTCCCCAAGTGGAGCTTTTTCCTCATAAAATCGGTTCTCAGCGACCTGCCAAGCGCGGTAGCGCATAGCGAAGCAGCCCATGAAAAGCGGCATCGAAAGCAGAAAGGCCGCAAACATCATTAGGCCCGATCCGACCCAGCCGCTATAAAGCACTGCGGCTGACAAAACCGCGCAAGCAATCACAAACAGAATGGTCGCCGATCTAATAAAATAGGCTCTACGAGCCTCGGGAGCATAATGGACGACAGGCCCATTGATGTCCGCAAGCTCACGTAATGTAATCTCCAGTCCGCAATCTGGATCGGAGCATCGTCTAGCGTTGGGCCGTCCCGAAATCGGCACAAGAACGCCGCTACGGCCTTCACGCTTGCAGTCAGGACAATCAGGTCGATCAGCGCTGAAGGCCGAGACCGTCATCTTCAACGCGTTGCGGTGAGAATCTTTAATAGGGCGGGGGATCACCCTGCCGGGCCAACGCAAAAAGCCCCTCTTATCTGCAACCGGGGGCGTATCATCAGCATCGGTAGTCTGAGCCACCTTGCGGCGTCGGAAGATTTTCATTGTTAGACCAGCTCGCTACTTGTTGTGGTTCACTGAAGCTGGATGTGCGGGAACCATTCCTCGAATAACTCGACCCGATCCAACTGATCTGCCGGGACAGTAAGCCTCAACCGCTCGCCGTTGTTACCAATTACAAGCACAAGACCATCACCGGACAAGGAAAGAGAGCACCAATCGCCGTCTCCGTTAAGGAATTCCGTTGATACAGAAAGATCACCCGAATCTACTGTGAATGTATAGCCGCCCCGAGCGACTTCACCGTCTGAAGAACCCCATAGCCTAAAGAGGCTTTTTATTGCAGGGTGAGCCAGCGATTCTGCGACATCCATTGAAAATGCGAAGGGCAAGGCTTCCCATGCAGCGACGGGCAGGCTCGTTGGCTTATAAGCCATTTCTGAAACGTCAGGCATGGGTGTACGCTCCCTATTATCGCTCAAGGACAGAGTAATCGAATCGTGAACTGATATCAAGACCGCCATATTACCACGGCGTACACCGCATGATATCACGTGCTATCACCTCATATCGCCTTACATCGCTATCATGCGCGTGCTAACGGTTGGTAGCATTATATAGATGCACAGCGCGCAATGATCTGATTTAATGAAATGCGTCGTAGATTTCGACATCCCATATCTTAATCATTCGCAGGATATCACTTTCCATTGCACGGTATTGATTGTAACATTAAGCGTCCGCTCCAGATGCGGCGACATAGGTTGGGGAAGGGGAGATAATGGCTCCGCGAAGAGCATCGAAAGCTGGATCGGGCGAGGCGATAGCCGAACGCCCCATCATTGACATGCATACGTTGCGCCTTCCCCGAGAAGAGGCGGCACGAGTTGAGACTTTTAAAAAACTCCACCGGCTTCCAACAGGCGACCTTTACGTGTTCCTGATGAACATCACCGGCATCAACGAAGATGGATCAAACAGGGTCCTCGTTGACTACGCCCGTTTCGATTCAGACGATGACGTGAGGCCGACGATAGATAATTCCTCCATGCGTCTGCCACGCGACCAGTCTGACCGCATGAAAAACTTCAAGAAAAATCACCGCTTGTCTGTCGGCGAAATGCTGATCTTCATGATGGACAACGCCAAGATTGCCGCCGATGGAAACACTCGGCTGCTCATCGATTATGAAACCTTGACGCTAATTGAGAAATAATCACCTTACCGAACCGCTCATGAAGCAGATCGCGAGCGGGAACCGCGCTCCCAAATTGCGCCGTAGGTGACGGGAGCGATCCAAATCGGATCACAGCCTTACCAGATCAAATGTACTCGTATTGCAAACCGGGATCGGTGATGACACCCGGCGTGACAATTCTCCCGACAATAAACAGTCTACCAAGCGGCTTATGATCACGTTGATCATCGCGAACACGCCTCATTGTTCGCCTGAAAGACGCCCCATTCAGACGCGCCGTAAGGAACGCGCCCTGCTCGTCAACAGCAATAGAAACTTCAAGGTCCGGTTGTGGTAGATGCTTGTCACGAATAGCACAGTCATCGAACATATCGATTGAAACTGGAATACGGATCAAAACCCCCTTAGCGGGCACCGTAAGGCGGTCGGCAGGGAAGCTGGCGCGCTTAGGCGCACGATGAACAGCGCCATCGTTGGCGTTGGCTGCGCCCCGGCGATCCATGCCGCCACGCGGAAAATGATCAATCATCGAAACTTCAGCCAGGTCGCGCACATCACACCTCATTCTACTCGCTGAGAGAATATACCGGATGTTTGTCTTCATTGGGATGAACCCGGCCTTCATCCTTCAAAAATTTGATCGCAGCCCGGCATCGAGCACCCGCACTTTCACGAGAGATGCTGAAGAGGTCTTGGAACGTAGCTGTGAAAACAGACATTCTGGCCCCTTTGACCTCTCCATCACGAAGGAGGGTCAATATCAAATCAGCATCGCGCTTCATCTGTGAATTGCTGCGCCTTCCACCTGCATCGTCAGCAAGCTTGCGTGCAAAAATCTCTTTTGCCTTCTTCGCGTCGTAGCTGAGATTATCATCCCGTTCCGACCTAACGCGTTTTGTCGTCATCTAAGCCTCACAAAAATAGAGCCTAGAAGTTATCAAAGACAGCAAATAATGCAATACGAGACGGCTTGATTTATGGTTTGAACCCCGATGTCTGTGAGGGTGTTGCGCGAACTTTCGCCGTGCTCATTTCATTATTCGTAGTCTGGTTGGAAGCGCCATTATCAGAAGCTTTCGGTTGAGCAATATTCACGGACTGATTAACGGCTTTAGCAATTGAACCGGCCAACTTAGCAAGAGACCTTTTATCGACATTCTCAACGCTTACAGCGGACGGTTTAACCGGGAGACCAACACGCCCTTTCCTACGGTTTCCGTAGGATGTGTGTGCAGTTACTGCGCTACGGTGTCCCATAGCTGCCGCAACCTCACCACCTTGATAATCCAATGTATTTTTCGCGTTAGCTGCAAACTGGTGTCTGGCGTCGTAAATTCGCGTTTTCATCTCCTTGGGAGTGATCAGTTTCATCTTTCTTAGTTCTGCCTTTGCTCCACGTAGGGCGCGGCGAACATGCGTTCCAATGTCATCCCACTCAACGCCATTCAAGGCAGTAATAACCCTATCAATGGCCGAACGCTGCTCGAACGTAATCACGTCATCTAGCAGGAATAGCTCTCTTTTCTCACCATTACCGGAAACGCCCGGCCGATACTTTGCGTTCGGAACTGTCAAGACATCATCAACAAGGCTTGCATCCTTCCATTCAACCGGTCTCAAGCCTGTTGCGATACCGGCTTCAATCATATCTGCGGCAAGAAGCTGGAAGCGTCCACGATTTCCATTTCGAAGGACATGGATCAAATCCTGTTCTAACTGTGGCCCAACGCCTTTTGGCAGCTTTAGCTTCGGCTTTACGGCTGGCTTTTTCTCACGAAAAAGGCGCGTAAATCGCTCAGCTTCCTCATGACCAATCTCGCTTGTAATCCACCACTTTATCGCCGCTCTGATGAAGCGCCAACTCGCATCAGTTAGATAAGGATCATCTGCCGTGGCGACCACCACATAATTCTCGGGGGTCGGCTCCAAACCACAACGAGCCAGTTCTGCATTCCAACGGGTCGCAGCCCTTCGATATG from Rhizobium oryzihabitans includes the following:
- a CDS encoding AAA family ATPase, coding for MPVIAAFNSKGGSTKSTALLVLADSLARQNASVTVIDTDPQRSIANWREQATTSTIEVIEQTSSTGIHKAIKDASAKSAFVFVDMAGFTSDMRTPVVSRADLMIIPMQPSPEDARKAADSFALITSDEETLGRTVDKRILWSRTVPNMISRVERKIMAEIQGNDVPSFTTHLHERSAYKAMMLEGVPLAELNRDEYNGVDKAITNADLLAAELVEYIINKQEKAA
- a CDS encoding MucR family transcriptional regulator, with the translated sequence MTRKTQKRGSHRPTERRLRTRLRAVIEKQREYIGELSELMRQEQSLIAELDHTPPRADELQNFDTAARRKAHDTLTQYIVKLTQLRDYTKDFLTVIDELDDLDSRPRLLPVRDVDTATTSDHITSLLDGSQFQILTRSLVGYEITADDYRRLFGLPDEYLLWTKKVQDTRRGVVLKHRVWDKRRVSKGHDDDEG